A single Pseudanabaenaceae cyanobacterium SKYG29 DNA region contains:
- a CDS encoding glycosyltransferase family 4 protein, which yields MRVLFLHPNFPAQFRHVATLLGRDPKNQLVFGTKTENNLQISGVLKVMYQVAREPSPQTHHYVRTLEGAVLQGQGVYRMCEDLKRKGFYPDLVYAHSGWGPSLYVKDIFPKAAHLSYFEWYYNARGADADFDPSEPLSADDYLRIRTKNAPILMDLGHCDWGISPTYWQRSQFPEVFHPRITVLHDGVDTEYFKPKPGAKLVLPDKNLDLSHVDELVTYVARGMEPYRGFPQFIETLGILLARRPYCHAVIVGENRVCYGKAAPAGTTYKDMMLEKVPLDMSRVHFTGGLPYGQYLQVIQASSVHVYLTRPFVLSWSMIEAMSAGCLVLGSDTEPVREVIEDGKNGLLVDFFSPEKIADRIEEVLDHPDRYAQIRQKARETVLERYSHHLLLPKHIKLMEAVANRQLPPDLGLEDQIVQPTTTAAKKTKSKKQKGFAELLQ from the coding sequence ATGCGCGTTTTATTTCTCCATCCTAACTTTCCGGCTCAGTTTCGGCACGTGGCCACTCTCCTGGGTCGTGACCCCAAAAATCAACTGGTGTTTGGCACTAAGACAGAAAACAACCTGCAAATCAGCGGGGTACTCAAGGTGATGTACCAGGTAGCGCGGGAACCTAGTCCCCAAACCCATCACTATGTCCGTACTTTGGAAGGGGCAGTGCTGCAGGGGCAAGGGGTGTATCGCATGTGCGAAGACCTCAAGCGCAAAGGTTTCTACCCCGATTTGGTGTATGCCCACTCTGGTTGGGGTCCCAGTCTCTACGTCAAAGATATTTTCCCCAAGGCAGCCCACCTCAGCTACTTTGAGTGGTATTACAACGCGCGGGGCGCAGATGCGGATTTTGACCCCAGTGAACCCCTCAGTGCCGATGATTACCTGCGCATTCGCACCAAAAACGCTCCCATCCTCATGGATTTAGGTCATTGCGATTGGGGGATTTCTCCCACCTACTGGCAGCGCAGTCAATTTCCTGAAGTCTTCCATCCCCGAATTACGGTCTTGCACGATGGGGTAGACACAGAGTATTTCAAACCCAAACCAGGGGCGAAGTTAGTCTTGCCTGATAAAAACCTCGACCTCTCCCATGTGGACGAACTAGTGACTTATGTAGCGCGGGGCATGGAGCCTTATCGTGGGTTCCCCCAGTTCATTGAAACTCTGGGCATTCTCTTGGCTCGTCGTCCCTATTGTCATGCGGTGATTGTGGGAGAAAATCGCGTTTGCTACGGCAAGGCAGCTCCTGCGGGCACAACCTACAAAGATATGATGCTGGAAAAAGTGCCCCTCGATATGTCCCGTGTGCATTTTACAGGTGGGTTGCCCTACGGTCAGTATTTGCAGGTGATCCAGGCTTCCAGTGTGCATGTCTACCTTACCCGTCCTTTTGTCCTCTCCTGGTCGATGATTGAGGCTATGTCGGCGGGTTGTTTGGTTTTAGGGTCAGATACTGAGCCAGTAAGAGAAGTAATAGAGGATGGCAAGAACGGTTTGTTGGTGGATTTCTTCAGCCCAGAAAAGATTGCCGATCGGATAGAAGAAGTGTTAGACCATCCCGATCGGTATGCCCAAATCCGGCAAAAAGCTAGAGAGACCGTCCTAGAGCGCTATTCCCATCATCTACTTTTACCTAAGCACATCAAGCTGATGGAAGCAGTGGCAAATCGGCAATTACCGCCTGACCTGGGTTTAGAAGATCAGATAGTCCAACCAACTACGACAGCTGCTAAAAAGACAAAATCAAAGAAACAAAAGGGTTTTGCAGAACTGTTGCAATGA
- a CDS encoding tetratricopeptide repeat protein: MKTICLLLCLLVGLGGRVSSQSNTEEARELVERGNGFVKVGNIQQAIPLYRLAIAKDSSFVPAHYNLGLALAQTGNLAEATTVLQTVIKLKPDFVPAYSDLGAVFLDRGQPQRAIPYLQKAIELDRNFANAHYNLGLARKAIGDNKGAITALLTAQKLDPKKPETFYHLGLLYQEQGDYNSALDAYQKAINLNSGYSQAYYNLGALFFLQGDIPSAVQHLQRSIALQPNLADAHFTLGVVYSRTGRKQEALNSLQTALQLYQKQQNQTWIDRTAQTIQAIQRSN, translated from the coding sequence ATGAAGACGATATGCCTACTGTTGTGTTTGTTAGTGGGTTTAGGGGGTAGGGTTAGCAGTCAGTCCAATACAGAAGAAGCAAGGGAGTTAGTGGAGCGAGGTAATGGTTTTGTCAAAGTAGGCAATATCCAGCAGGCTATTCCTCTCTATCGTCTTGCCATTGCCAAGGACAGCAGTTTTGTTCCTGCCCACTACAACCTGGGATTAGCTCTAGCTCAGACTGGCAATTTGGCGGAGGCAACCACAGTCCTACAGACGGTGATTAAACTCAAACCTGATTTTGTCCCTGCTTACAGTGACCTGGGTGCCGTCTTCCTAGACAGGGGTCAACCCCAAAGGGCTATTCCCTATCTGCAAAAAGCTATAGAACTCGATCGGAATTTTGCCAATGCCCACTACAACTTAGGACTAGCCCGCAAAGCTATAGGAGATAACAAAGGGGCAATTACTGCTCTGTTGACCGCCCAAAAACTAGACCCCAAAAAACCCGAAACCTTTTATCATTTAGGCTTACTCTACCAAGAACAGGGGGATTACAACAGTGCCCTTGATGCTTACCAGAAAGCTATCAACCTCAATTCCGGCTACAGCCAAGCCTACTACAACCTCGGTGCTCTCTTCTTTTTGCAGGGAGATATACCCAGCGCTGTGCAACACCTACAACGATCGATTGCTTTGCAACCCAACCTAGCTGATGCCCATTTCACCTTGGGCGTAGTCTATAGCCGCACGGGCAGAAAACAGGAAGCCCTCAACTCCCTACAGACCGCTTTGCAGCTCTACCAAAAACAACAGAACCAAACCTGGATCGATCGGACAGCTCAAACCATCCAAGCGATCCAAAGAAGCAATTAG
- a CDS encoding glucose-1-phosphate adenylyltransferase: MKDVLCIILGGGQGTRLYPLTKLRAKPAVPLAGKYRLIDIPVSNSINSGIDKIYVLTQFNSASLNRHINQTYRPSSFGDGFVDVLAAQQTPENTDWFQGTADAVRQYLWLFESWDVRDYLILSGDHLYRMDYRLFIERHRQTNADITLAVLPVDSKRASAFGLMKLDSTNRVIGFKEKPKGLELEEMRVDTSMLGLSREEAIQKPFIASMGIYVFRKQVLIDTLRNNPSHIDFGKEVIPNAIDKYNVQTYLFNGYWEDIGTIDAFYHANINLTRYPNPPFQLYEEDAPIYTRPRYLPPTQVVDCQITDSIVSDGCVIERSRISHSVLGLRLHVRNGCVIEDSLFMGCDFYQKKEEIDQDIACGRVPMGIGENTVIRRAIIDKNVRIGKNVQIINKDHVQDADFEEKGFCIRGGIVIILKNATIPDNTII, from the coding sequence ATGAAAGACGTACTGTGTATTATCCTAGGCGGTGGGCAAGGGACAAGACTATATCCCCTAACCAAACTACGGGCAAAACCGGCTGTGCCCCTGGCAGGAAAGTATCGCCTAATTGACATTCCTGTAAGTAACTCCATCAATTCTGGGATTGACAAAATCTATGTTTTGACTCAGTTTAATTCTGCCTCCCTCAACCGTCACATCAATCAGACCTACCGTCCCTCTTCCTTTGGGGATGGTTTTGTGGATGTCTTAGCTGCTCAACAGACACCGGAGAATACGGATTGGTTCCAGGGGACAGCGGATGCGGTGCGGCAATATTTGTGGCTGTTTGAGTCCTGGGATGTGCGGGATTATCTCATTCTCTCTGGGGATCACTTGTACCGTATGGATTATCGGCTATTTATTGAACGCCATCGGCAGACCAATGCTGATATTACTTTGGCAGTTTTACCCGTAGACTCAAAACGGGCTTCGGCTTTCGGGTTGATGAAGTTAGACAGCACCAATCGGGTAATTGGTTTTAAGGAAAAACCCAAGGGCTTGGAGCTAGAGGAAATGCGAGTTGACACTTCTATGTTGGGCTTGAGTCGAGAAGAGGCTATACAAAAGCCGTTTATTGCTTCTATGGGCATTTATGTCTTCCGTAAACAGGTTTTAATCGACACCCTGCGTAATAACCCCTCTCACATTGATTTTGGTAAAGAAGTCATCCCCAATGCGATCGACAAGTACAATGTGCAGACCTACCTCTTTAATGGCTATTGGGAAGATATTGGTACGATCGATGCTTTTTATCACGCCAACATCAATCTAACTCGCTACCCCAATCCACCTTTCCAGCTCTACGAGGAAGATGCTCCTATTTACACCAGACCCCGTTATTTACCCCCTACCCAGGTGGTGGACTGTCAAATCACGGACTCGATTGTCAGTGATGGCTGTGTAATTGAGCGGTCTAGGATCAGTCATTCCGTGTTGGGGTTGCGTCTGCACGTGAGAAATGGTTGCGTGATTGAGGACTCCCTGTTCATGGGTTGTGATTTCTACCAGAAGAAGGAAGAAATTGACCAAGATATTGCCTGTGGTAGGGTGCCGATGGGAATTGGGGAAAACACAGTTATCCGGCGTGCCATTATCGACAAAAATGTGCGGATTGGCAAAAATGTGCAGATTATCAACAAAGACCATGTGCAAGATGCTGACTTTGAAGAAAAGGGATTTTGCATTCGTGGTGGTATCGTTATCATTCTGAAAAATGCCACTATTCCCGATAACACCATCATTTAA
- a CDS encoding ATP-binding protein: protein MPAAPIPDNESERVQELYRYQILDTPPEPDFDDITRLTKMICETPAALVTLIDTDRQWFKSCYGLAGSETPREQAFCAYTILSDEPFIVEDATTHPLVCDNPVVLYPPYVRFYAGFPLITPKGFRLGSLCVVDFVPRQISPDRIEMLRILARQVVHLLESRLYQIKIYDYAKALTEANLAKSKFVATLSHEIRTPLNGIIGSLQLLGETTLDTSQMEYYRIAQTSSKALLSLVNEVLDLAKIEAGKLELIPQPTNLEEVVQEVKTIVVPQMQEKQLTLVTDYDKNIPACLHLDRDRLRQILLNLISNAVKFTPPGKWIVMQFSLVKMVEDMATVAVRVTDQGIGMSEEEQQRILSPFAQANSRISKTYGGTGLGLSISNELLKLMGSQLSVTSVKGQGTTFSFTLSAPIALPPPEMNHSAKNMKDVSRPLRILLVEDSPTNRLVINRLLTRKGHQVEEASNGEEAELKARQEQFDVIVMDLEMPLMSGEEAARLIKSFKPSLPIVIFSAHAFTDIQARVQEFADGYLTKPIDFEQLEQTLQKLVASSSIPEFQLS from the coding sequence ATGCCTGCTGCTCCTATTCCCGACAACGAGTCCGAGCGCGTTCAGGAATTGTATCGCTACCAAATACTGGATACTCCACCAGAACCAGACTTTGATGACATCACTAGGCTAACTAAGATGATCTGCGAAACTCCCGCAGCTTTGGTGACACTGATTGACACCGATCGGCAGTGGTTCAAATCTTGCTATGGGTTGGCAGGTTCGGAAACTCCCAGAGAGCAAGCTTTCTGTGCCTACACTATCCTGTCTGATGAACCCTTTATTGTGGAAGACGCTACTACCCACCCCCTCGTGTGTGATAACCCAGTGGTTCTCTATCCTCCTTACGTGCGCTTTTATGCAGGCTTTCCACTGATTACTCCCAAGGGTTTCCGTTTGGGTTCACTCTGTGTAGTTGACTTTGTCCCACGCCAAATTTCCCCCGATCGTATAGAAATGCTCCGTATTTTGGCTAGGCAGGTGGTACACCTACTGGAATCGAGACTGTACCAAATCAAAATCTATGACTATGCCAAGGCGTTGACAGAGGCGAACCTAGCTAAGTCCAAGTTTGTTGCTACTCTCTCCCATGAAATCCGCACTCCCCTCAATGGTATCATCGGTAGCTTGCAGTTACTGGGGGAGACGACGCTGGATACGAGTCAAATGGAGTACTACCGCATTGCTCAAACTTCTAGCAAAGCTCTACTGTCTCTAGTCAATGAGGTGCTAGACCTTGCCAAGATTGAAGCAGGGAAATTAGAACTAATTCCCCAACCCACTAACCTAGAAGAGGTAGTACAAGAAGTTAAAACGATCGTTGTGCCGCAGATGCAGGAGAAGCAGCTTACTCTAGTTACTGACTACGATAAGAACATACCTGCCTGCTTGCATTTAGACAGGGATCGCTTACGGCAAATTCTTCTCAACCTAATCAGCAATGCTGTTAAATTCACACCCCCTGGTAAGTGGATTGTCATGCAATTCTCTTTGGTGAAAATGGTAGAGGATATGGCAACCGTAGCAGTAAGGGTAACTGACCAGGGGATCGGCATGAGCGAGGAAGAACAACAGCGCATCCTCAGTCCTTTTGCGCAAGCCAACTCCAGAATTAGCAAAACCTATGGTGGTACGGGTTTGGGTCTATCGATTAGTAATGAACTGCTCAAGTTGATGGGCAGTCAATTGTCGGTTACCAGTGTCAAGGGTCAAGGAACAACATTTTCTTTTACGTTGTCTGCACCGATAGCACTCCCACCACCTGAAATGAACCATTCTGCAAAAAACATGAAGGATGTTTCTAGACCATTGCGAATTCTGTTGGTAGAGGATAGTCCTACTAACCGTCTGGTTATCAACCGTCTCCTCACCCGTAAAGGGCATCAAGTTGAGGAAGCCAGTAACGGCGAGGAAGCAGAATTAAAAGCGAGACAAGAACAGTTTGATGTCATTGTCATGGACTTGGAAATGCCTCTTATGTCAGGAGAAGAAGCTGCTAGGCTAATCAAGAGTTTTAAACCAAGTTTACCCATTGTGATTTTCTCTGCTCATGCCTTTACTGATATACAGGCTAGGGTACAGGAATTTGCGGATGGTTATTTGACAAAACCGATCGATTTTGAGCAACTAGAGCAGACTCTCCAGAAACTAGTTGCTAGTTCTTCGATACCAGAGTTTCAATTATCCTGA
- a CDS encoding ATP-binding protein: protein MPPAPLPSNESERLQELYRYGILDTPPEPDFDKLTLLAANICQAPVAMINLVDADRVWVKSSYGLPVCEVGRQDAMCSYTILSESPFIVEDATQDAQVSDSPLVCQVPHVRFYLGVPLISPRRFSLGSFCIIDFVPRQIEQQKVQMLQTLAEQAVHLFESKLYQQKIHQYAKALAEANLAKSRFVATLSHEIRTPLNGVIGSLHLLGQTNLEPAQQEYYHIAYISSKAILALVNEVLDLAKIEAGKLELVPQPTNLESLAREVQTIVTPQLQEKQVNLILDYDDHIPSWVSVDGDRVRQVLLNLTGNAVKFTPTGKSITLKFVLVERSDEQAVVEVQVRDQGIGMTPEEQQRILAPFSQANNQVSKQYGGTGLGLSISNELLKLMGSHLQLTSAKGEGTTFSFVLTVPLASPPSPEESHPEMKDTLPSLRILLAEDSPTNRLVIERILTRKGHRVVAVSNGQEAVARAKVEQFDVAILDLEMPLMSGEEATKAIKDYRPFLPVLITSGHALSDVQARVQEFADGYLTKPIDVQELDKLLRLTTFRSQPAPWS from the coding sequence ATGCCTCCAGCTCCACTACCTAGCAACGAGTCTGAGCGTTTGCAGGAACTGTACCGTTACGGCATATTGGATACGCCGCCTGAGCCAGATTTCGATAAGCTGACTCTCCTAGCTGCAAATATCTGTCAAGCTCCCGTAGCTATGATAAACCTGGTCGATGCCGATCGGGTGTGGGTCAAGTCTTCCTATGGATTGCCAGTTTGTGAAGTAGGAAGGCAAGATGCCATGTGCAGTTACACCATCCTTTCCGAGAGCCCCTTTATAGTTGAGGATGCTACTCAGGATGCTCAGGTAAGCGACAGTCCCCTTGTATGCCAAGTCCCCCATGTTCGCTTTTATTTGGGAGTGCCCCTAATTTCTCCCCGCCGTTTTTCCTTGGGGTCGTTTTGCATCATTGATTTTGTACCACGTCAAATTGAGCAGCAGAAAGTACAAATGTTACAGACTTTGGCTGAGCAAGCGGTGCATTTGTTTGAGTCCAAGCTGTATCAGCAAAAAATCCACCAGTATGCCAAAGCTCTGGCGGAGGCAAATTTAGCCAAGTCACGCTTTGTGGCTACTCTCTCCCACGAGATTCGTACTCCCCTCAATGGGGTAATCGGTAGTTTGCATCTACTAGGACAAACAAATCTGGAGCCAGCTCAGCAGGAATACTATCACATTGCCTACATTTCCAGCAAAGCAATCCTTGCCCTCGTCAATGAAGTGCTTGACCTTGCTAAAATTGAAGCGGGGAAATTGGAACTGGTGCCACAACCTACCAACCTAGAGTCTCTTGCCAGGGAGGTGCAAACGATCGTTACTCCCCAACTACAGGAAAAGCAAGTAAATTTAATCCTCGATTACGACGACCATATACCAAGTTGGGTAAGTGTAGATGGTGACCGTGTGCGCCAAGTTCTACTTAACCTGACAGGTAATGCTGTCAAGTTCACGCCTACGGGAAAATCCATCACGTTGAAGTTTGTGTTAGTGGAACGATCGGATGAACAGGCGGTAGTAGAAGTGCAGGTAAGAGACCAGGGGATTGGGATGACACCCGAGGAACAGCAGAGAATTTTAGCTCCCTTCAGTCAAGCTAATAATCAGGTTAGTAAGCAGTATGGTGGCACAGGTTTGGGCTTGTCGATTAGTAATGAGTTATTAAAATTGATGGGCAGTCATCTACAACTTACCAGTGCCAAGGGGGAGGGTACTACCTTTTCATTTGTCCTAACTGTTCCCTTGGCAAGCCCGCCCTCCCCTGAGGAATCTCACCCCGAAATGAAAGATACTCTCCCATCTTTACGGATTTTGTTGGCAGAAGATAGCCCTACTAATCGTCTGGTTATTGAGCGTATACTTACTCGCAAGGGTCACAGAGTAGTAGCAGTGAGCAACGGACAAGAAGCAGTGGCGAGGGCAAAGGTAGAGCAGTTTGATGTTGCTATCCTAGACTTGGAAATGCCATTGATGAGTGGGGAAGAAGCAACAAAGGCTATTAAAGACTACAGACCATTCCTGCCTGTTCTCATCACCTCTGGTCATGCTCTAAGCGATGTACAAGCTAGAGTGCAAGAGTTTGCCGACGGTTATCTAACCAAACCGATCGATGTACAAGAGTTAGACAAACTACTTCGCCTTACCACTTTCCGCTCCCAGCCTGCTCCATGGAGCTAA
- the pyk gene encoding pyruvate kinase → MLPQRTKIVATIGPASNKPEVMEALIKAGLSVARLNFSHGSYDDHAHIIATFRHISQVLDIPVTVLQDLQGPKIRVGVLPEPIPLAIRETVELVPLEVWRNQPNTIPIDYPFLAREAKPGNRVLLDDGLMELVVLATKDSATVCEVVRGGMLRSRKSVNLPDIDLSLPSMTPKDLQDLEFGLAQGVDWVSLSFVRKPQDVTLLKQKIKEMGYDVPVIAKIEKPQAMAHLDEIIQVADGVMVARGDLGVELSPERVPLAQKEIIKKCNRHAIPVITATQMLESMIENPRPTRAEASDVANAILDGTDAIMLSGESAVGKYPVQAVEMMVKIAREIEAVYHPVNDPPETNDAPHAISEAIHTIEEILSLRAIVLCSITGESARLVAAERLRTPVYAVTTDRSVYYRMNLLWGITPLWVSEVGSVASFIRMVEKLLCSRGVACDGDQILIVGGTPVLASHSTNFIKIHTVGEEFIA, encoded by the coding sequence ATGCTACCCCAGAGGACGAAGATTGTGGCCACGATCGGGCCTGCCAGCAACAAACCGGAGGTGATGGAGGCTTTGATCAAAGCGGGGTTATCCGTAGCTAGGTTGAACTTTTCCCACGGCTCCTACGATGATCACGCCCATATAATTGCCACCTTCCGCCACATTTCTCAGGTACTAGACATTCCTGTTACAGTGCTACAAGACCTGCAGGGTCCTAAAATTCGTGTGGGAGTATTGCCAGAACCTATTCCCCTGGCAATTCGGGAAACAGTGGAGCTTGTTCCCCTGGAAGTCTGGCGTAATCAGCCCAACACCATTCCTATTGATTATCCTTTTCTCGCCCGCGAAGCCAAACCTGGTAACCGTGTCCTCCTAGACGATGGTCTGATGGAACTGGTGGTACTTGCCACCAAGGATTCTGCCACTGTCTGTGAAGTTGTGCGGGGGGGCATGCTCAGAAGCCGTAAGAGTGTGAATTTGCCCGATATTGACCTCAGCTTGCCCTCCATGACTCCCAAAGACCTGCAGGACTTGGAATTTGGCTTAGCGCAGGGTGTGGACTGGGTGTCTTTGAGTTTTGTCCGCAAACCTCAGGATGTGACTCTCCTGAAACAGAAGATTAAAGAGATGGGCTACGATGTGCCCGTAATTGCCAAGATTGAAAAGCCCCAGGCTATGGCTCATCTAGATGAAATCATCCAAGTCGCTGATGGGGTGATGGTGGCCAGAGGTGACCTTGGGGTGGAACTCAGTCCAGAAAGAGTGCCGCTCGCGCAAAAGGAAATTATCAAAAAATGCAATCGCCATGCCATTCCCGTAATTACAGCAACCCAGATGCTAGAAAGCATGATTGAAAATCCCCGTCCTACCCGCGCCGAAGCGAGTGATGTTGCCAATGCTATCCTCGACGGCACTGATGCCATTATGCTCTCAGGGGAATCAGCGGTAGGTAAATACCCAGTGCAGGCAGTGGAAATGATGGTGAAAATTGCCCGTGAGATCGAAGCTGTCTATCACCCTGTCAATGACCCGCCAGAAACTAATGATGCTCCCCATGCCATCAGTGAGGCGATTCACACGATCGAAGAAATTCTCTCTTTACGGGCTATTGTCCTGTGTAGTATTACGGGGGAGAGTGCTCGCCTGGTGGCAGCTGAACGTCTGCGTACCCCCGTCTATGCTGTGACGACAGACCGATCGGTCTATTACCGCATGAATCTGCTGTGGGGGATTACACCCCTGTGGGTGTCTGAAGTGGGCAGTGTCGCCAGTTTTATCAGAATGGTAGAAAAGCTGCTGTGCAGTAGGGGAGTTGCCTGTGACGGCGACCAGATTTTAATTGTTGGCGGAACCCCTGTCCTTGCCAGCCATAGCACCAATTTTATTAAAATCCACACGGTGGGGGAAGAGTTTATCGCCTAA
- a CDS encoding sucrose-phosphate phosphatase: MQQFLLVTDLDNTLIGDNEATLNLIRHLLPHRDRFYLFYATGRNFDSVAHLMGFFQLLTHTPLLTPDYLIASVGTAIYHRSYPDPAWTRYIDRDWHRDKIAHLLQGFPGLIPQSDREQNPWKLSFYLITKDDTATISKITELLSANQLPCHITFSHRNTLDITPTHAHKGSAILWLQQQLGISALPTLVCGDSGNDITMYQPQFYGVIVKNAQPELLEWYAQQQSDRLLLSQFDYAAAILDALRYFALL; encoded by the coding sequence ATGCAACAGTTTCTGTTGGTAACAGACCTGGATAATACTCTAATTGGGGACAATGAAGCGACACTCAACCTAATTAGACATTTGTTGCCCCACCGCGATCGCTTTTATCTGTTCTATGCTACAGGCAGAAATTTTGACTCTGTTGCTCATTTAATGGGCTTTTTTCAGTTACTGACTCACACTCCTTTGCTGACTCCTGATTATTTAATTGCCAGTGTGGGCACAGCCATTTATCACCGCAGCTACCCAGACCCAGCCTGGACTAGATATATCGATCGGGACTGGCACAGAGACAAAATTGCCCATTTACTACAGGGTTTTCCGGGCTTAATCCCCCAATCCGATCGGGAACAAAATCCTTGGAAACTGAGTTTTTATTTGATAACTAAAGATGACACTGCTACTATCAGCAAGATTACTGAGTTACTGTCAGCAAACCAGTTACCGTGCCACATTACCTTCAGCCATAGAAACACCCTGGATATAACCCCTACTCACGCCCATAAAGGGTCAGCTATTCTGTGGCTACAGCAACAGTTAGGGATTAGTGCCCTCCCTACCCTCGTCTGCGGCGACTCCGGCAATGACATAACTATGTACCAGCCCCAGTTCTACGGTGTGATTGTCAAAAATGCCCAGCCGGAATTATTAGAGTGGTACGCACAACAGCAAAGCGATCGACTGCTCCTCTCCCAATTTGATTACGCTGCCGCCATTTTAGATGCCCTGCGGTATTTTGCACTGCTGTAA
- a CDS encoding SRPBCC family protein, with protein sequence MANPDGWLEHTVQVQVERPVADVWRLWSDLEQMPNWMQWIQAVQVSRDQPGLSSWVLGTQQFHFTWRSRVVREIPLQLIQWEAIDGLPNRGAIRFYDRHPHTIVKMTVAYAIPGIIGQVMDRLFLGRLVESTLQADLNRFRNYAVRQV encoded by the coding sequence ATGGCAAATCCAGACGGGTGGTTAGAGCATACTGTCCAAGTGCAAGTGGAACGACCAGTGGCAGATGTCTGGCGCTTATGGTCCGACCTGGAACAAATGCCCAACTGGATGCAGTGGATTCAAGCTGTACAGGTTTCCCGCGACCAGCCTGGTCTCTCTAGCTGGGTACTAGGGACACAACAATTTCACTTTACCTGGCGCTCCCGCGTTGTCAGGGAAATACCCCTACAATTGATTCAGTGGGAAGCGATCGATGGACTGCCTAATCGGGGAGCAATTCGTTTCTATGACCGCCATCCCCACACAATCGTGAAGATGACAGTTGCCTATGCCATCCCGGGCATCATTGGGCAAGTTATGGACAGACTGTTTCTAGGGAGACTGGTGGAGTCCACCCTGCAAGCTGACCTCAATCGCTTTCGTAATTACGCTGTCCGCCAAGTATAG
- a CDS encoding rod shape-determining protein, whose product MSILRFSKDIGIDLGTANTLIYVAGEGIVLQEPSVIAIDERDGTAYAVGHEANKMIGRTPKDIRTVRPLRDGVIADFDAAEMMLRAFIQRVRRGLFNPRIAIGIPSGVTLVEWRAVMDATRRAGAREVYPIDEPLAAAIGAGLPVTEPTGNMIVDIGGGTTEVAVLSLQGIVISESVRVAGDELTNAIMNYLKREHNLVVGERTSEEIKIRIGSAYPTGEEESMEVRGLHLPSGLPRTVTVKTSEIRESMAEPLSVIVEAVKRTLENTPPELAADIIDRGIMLTGGGALLRGLDTLISHETGIVTLVAPAPLNCVVLGAGRVLEDYKNLHRALTISRFNFAKGQT is encoded by the coding sequence GTGTCAATTCTGCGCTTTTCTAAAGACATCGGCATTGACTTGGGCACCGCCAACACCCTGATTTATGTAGCAGGGGAAGGTATAGTCCTACAGGAGCCTTCGGTAATAGCGATCGATGAACGGGACGGGACTGCCTATGCCGTGGGTCACGAGGCTAACAAAATGATCGGGCGTACTCCCAAAGACATTAGGACAGTTAGACCCCTGCGCGACGGTGTAATTGCTGACTTTGATGCGGCGGAAATGATGCTCAGAGCTTTTATCCAGCGGGTACGGCGCGGGCTGTTCAACCCCCGCATTGCCATCGGTATCCCCAGTGGTGTGACTTTAGTGGAGTGGCGAGCTGTCATGGATGCCACCCGGCGGGCAGGGGCGCGGGAAGTCTATCCCATCGATGAACCCCTAGCAGCAGCGATCGGGGCAGGGTTACCCGTGACAGAACCTACAGGCAATATGATTGTGGACATTGGAGGGGGAACAACGGAAGTAGCTGTCCTCAGTTTGCAGGGGATAGTAATTAGCGAATCGGTGCGGGTAGCAGGGGACGAACTGACCAACGCCATTATGAATTACTTGAAACGGGAACACAACTTGGTGGTGGGGGAGCGCACCTCGGAAGAGATCAAAATTCGTATTGGTTCCGCCTATCCCACAGGAGAGGAAGAGAGTATGGAAGTACGGGGCTTACATCTCCCCTCTGGCTTACCCCGCACGGTAACAGTAAAAACTTCGGAAATTCGCGAAAGTATGGCAGAACCCCTCTCTGTGATTGTAGAGGCTGTCAAACGTACCCTGGAAAATACTCCCCCCGAATTGGCGGCAGATATTATCGATCGGGGGATTATGCTGACTGGGGGTGGTGCTTTGTTGCGGGGACTGGATACCCTGATCAGTCACGAAACAGGCATTGTCACACTAGTTGCCCCTGCTCCCCTTAATTGTGTAGTTTTAGGGGCGGGGAGAGTCCTAGAAGACTATAAAAATCTCCATCGTGCCCTGACGATCAGTCGGTTTAACTTTGCCAAGGGACAGACCTAA